catccaagtcattaatatcgGTTAACAagagtggccccagcactgatccctgtggcactccaccagttacagttcaccatcctgaaaatgcccccctTTTCCCAACTTTGTTTTACAAGCTAGTCAATCCTGCATTTATGCTAATACACTACGCCAACACCATGGATAGTTACTTTATTAAGTAGCCTAACATATAGTATTTTATCTCACTCTACATACAAACATGGAAGGTTTTAAATTACCGTTATTACCTGTACAGCCATTCTTAGGCTGTCAACAGCTTGAAAACGTTTGGAAAAGACGATTGGAGGAAAAATGGTTAACATATGGAAGGTTTAACAAGAAAATGGTTTAACGAACTTGAACTCTGACATCTTCTTTTATAGTTATCCTTCAATGAATTTCTGTTCAAAAGGTTAAATCAATAAACACTCAATAACTCACAGGAACAGATATAAaagacatttcaaaaacattcatGTAATTGCTCTTGAAATTAAAATTCCAGCCTCTCGTGTTGTCTATTAATACCGATTCGTAGCATCTCCTCACCATTTCAAAGAGCAGCATAGCACCAATGGAAACTATTCAGCTCACTGTGTACATGTTAGCAGACTCAAAGTGAGCTTATTCTAAACAGTAAATGGAGGTAGTGATTAACATCTGCAGATggggggggttaaaaaaaaaacagctcaTCACTGATAATCTGTCAATTCCTGCTGAAAGTGCATCTGTACAATAGCCCACAGAGAACAAGATTAGAATTAGATACAATCATCTTCCTCCCTCTGTCCTTCCAGTCTGATTGCTTTCCAGCATTTCATACAAGAATGACACCTAAGGAACACATCCATTTAAATTAGTTACCGAGAAATACACAATACTGTGGAACTGCTTCAGAAGGAAATCAATGCCTTTGCGAAAGGAGATGGAAACCGAATTGTGGGAGAAAAACTGTGTCAAAGAACTTCAGGATGCATACTTGCATGGTTCGTTTTCAAAATGACCAGTtaacacatctttggattttgacTTGGATCAGTGCAAATATGAGAATTCGGTTAGGATTCTTCAACTCCTACATTAGTGTCACGATTGAAAATGCAGGTTCCATTCTTACCTGATTGTTCTTACCAAGTTCAAACTCCACAATAGCAACCGGTGTGTTTATCTGATCTAAATGTCTGGACTGAGACTTCAGGTCAACTCTCCAACTCAAATTCCTCAGACAGTTCTCCCATTTGCTCTGATTAATAAGACTTTCTCGGATTTTCACTTTATGACTTTTCCAGAATTTTGTTAGAACTGTCGCCTGCTCTGGTGTAATTCCATTTTGTTTCTTGGTctgtgctgttaagaaggcttCTAGTTGGTTTAAATCCATGTCTGCAGATGCTATTGACTGTTGAGATAAAATTCATATTAGACCACAGTCGTTTGCCATTATGTACAAAATAATTTGTTTAAAGAGATTCAGCATGAACCAAAACCTAAGCAGACAAGATAAAAAGTACTTTCCGCTGAAATAAATACCATTGCAAACAGCCTTATCAAAGTATCTAGCATTACTTCATAACTTAAACCAAATGCACTTTTCAACCCAAGGCTTGGACACAAAATCAAGGCTGATAttgcagtgcagtactgaggcaAAACTGCACTGTAAGCAGCACTAGTCTGATGAATACAAATTCAAAGACAGTCAAGTACAACAGGGACTCACCGCGGACCTCATGAAATCACCTCATGCTCAATGGTGTCAATTATTTTTATGGTACTGAAAACCAAGCCATTGCACGTTCTTCCTCTTTGCTTCTCAGTTAGTTCATACACCAATGCAAAAATAAATTCTGGAAAGCAGCACTTTGGGTCACTTCGGCAGATAAATAGTGAACTCTAATTTAAAAAGCTCTTTACATTCTTGTGTTGTCAATTTCAAATATGGAGTTCTTGTGCACTTGTAATGGATGAATATCAACTTAAAAGCTTGATTTCAGCTGAGCAGAGAACTATTTTGTGATGTATTGCCCTATAGCATTACCCTGGTGTATGTACTGAGGCTTTTAAACAATTTGCAGTGTCGCGTCACAATGCAAACACTAACACAACAACATCACAGCATCAACTCATTTGAGTTGATAGAACAGTTAGTGCTGGGACCGAAGCACACGACAATATTTCATTTTCACTTTGAAATTAGCTTGCAGAAAGACAGAATCAATGATTCACAAAAAGAGAGAACCTAGAGTAATTCCAAAAAACATGAATTAAAAATGATAAATAAAATA
This is a stretch of genomic DNA from Chiloscyllium punctatum isolate Juve2018m chromosome 11, sChiPun1.3, whole genome shotgun sequence. It encodes these proteins:
- the commd1 gene encoding COMM domain-containing protein 1 isoform X1, which translates into the protein MAEQRSQSLSSFLSGLVQLIYYRNSDITEQMLKEQLYPDLPQQDFRILLEKMAGILRSIASADMDLNQLEAFLTAQTKKQNGITPEQATVLTKFWKSHKVKIRESLINQSKWENCLRNLSWRVDLKSQSRHLDQINTPVAIVEFELGKNNQESEFLCLELNEIKVNQLLNKLAEIEKSISALSYIS
- the commd1 gene encoding COMM domain-containing protein 1 isoform X2; protein product: MAEQRSQSLSSFLSGLVQLIYYRNSDITEQMLKEQLYPDLPQQDFRILLEKMAGILRSIASADMDLNQLEAFLTAQTKKQNGITPEQATVLTKFWKSHKVKIRESLINQSKWENCLRNLSWRVDLKSQSRHLDQINTPVAIVEFELGIRISLLGVE